The proteins below are encoded in one region of Oncorhynchus tshawytscha isolate Ot180627B linkage group LG04, Otsh_v2.0, whole genome shotgun sequence:
- the LOC121846383 gene encoding melanocyte-stimulating hormone receptor-like, producing MADNTSQHNFIMHHHMELSTLTVYSENSTDNTGAREQNSTTCSLRIPQELFLTLGLISLVENILVVLAIIKNRNLHSPMYYFICCLAVSDMLVSVANVVETIVMLLTEHGLLVVTPEMLRHLDNVIDIMNCSSVVSSLSFLCTIAADRYITIFYALRYHSIMTTQRAVTIIAMVWLTSITASILFIVYHSHTAVIVCLVTFFCITLVFTAVLYMHMFILAHVHSRRIMAIYKSRRQGTSMKGAITLTILLGVFILCWGPFFLHLILILTCPTTPFCTCFFSYFNLFLILIICNSLIDPLIYAYRSQELRKTLKELLFCSCVTFRCDSILECLFPWKFT from the coding sequence ATGGCGGACAACACGTCTCAACATAACTTCATCATGCACCACCACATGGAGCTGAGCACCCTCACCGTGTACAGTGAGAACAGCACCGACAACACCGGCGCCAGGGAGCAGAACTCCACGACCTGCTCGCTCCGCATTCCACAGGAGCTGTTCCTGACGCTGGGCCTCATTAGTCTGGTGGAGAACATTTTAGTGGTGCTGGCCATCATCAAGAACCGCAATCTGCACTCGCCCATGTACTACTTCATATGCTGCCTGGCCGTCTCCGACATGCTGGTCAGCGTCGCCAACGTGGTGGAGACCATAGTCATGTTGCTCACCGAACACGGGCTGCTAGTTGTCACACCTGAAATGCTGCGGCACCTGGACAACGTCATCGACATCATGAACTGCAGCTCGGTGGTGTCGTCGCTGTCCTTCCTGTGCACCATCGCCGCCGATCGATACATCACCATATTTTACGCGCTGCGTTACCACAGCATTATGACCACGCAGCGCGCCGTGACCATCATCGCGATGGTGTGGCTGACCAGCATCACCGCCAGCATACTTTTTATTGTCTACCACTCGCACACCGCCGTCATTGTATGCCTCGTCACCTTCTTCTGCATCACTCTCGTCTTCACCGCTGTGCTCTACATGCACATGTTCATCCTGGCGCACGTGCACTCGCGGCGCATCATGGCCATCTACAAGTCTCGCCGCCAGGGCACGAGCATGAAGGGCGCCATCACGCTCACTATCCTGCTAGGGGTCTTCATCCTCTGCTGGGGACCCTTCTTCCTCCACCTTATTCTCATCCTCACCTGCCCCACGACCCCATTCTGCACCTGCTTTTTCAGCTACTTCAACCTCTTTCTCATCCTCATCATCTGTAACTCGCTCATCGACCCTCTCATCTACGCCTATAGGAGCCAGGAGCTGCGCAAGACACTCAAGGAGCTGCTCTTCTGCTCCTGCGTCACCTTTCGATGCGATTCCATACTTGAGTGTCTATTTCCATGGAAGTTCACGTGA